The Actinosynnema mirum DSM 43827 genomic interval GCCCGCCGCCTCCCGGAGCGCTGTCGCAGTGTGTCGAGCGAGGCCCGAACCCAGTCGCGATCACAACATCCACAGGGGTTCTGACGTGCTTTAATGGAAAGGTTCTTCAGCTTCGGCAGGCACCTCTTTATCAGCGTGACTGCACTATCCGGTAGTACCGCCGGGTGCATTCGGTTGCGGACATCCGCACCATCGGCGGGTGAGCTGCGCGCCGTACGGAACCGCCGCCGGGGCGGCTGGAGTTGGGGGGTCGGCCACGTGGTGCCACACCGCCCGATCAGCGCTCCCGCGCCGAGGTCGTCCCGATCCGAGGCGTCGCACAGGTCGTCACGACCGGCCCCGCCCCCCGCTCCCGTCCACGGCCTCGGGCTCTCCTCGCTGTGGTAGGCGGGAACCAGTGCTCCGGAACGGTCGTCTTCCTGCTCGCGTCCTCGGCCCCGGTGGGGGTCCTTGGCGAAGCGTCCCGCCTGGTGACACCGCTGTCATGGCAGAACTGCGGATTGCGCACCGGCGCTTCAGGGCGTTCGAGCCGGCGGCGCCCGGAGCGCGTCGCACCGTTCCTGGAAGGGCGCGGACGAGACCCCAACCGATTGGAAGTGGCAGATGACCTCCGGTCGCAGACGACTGCTGGAAGCGAGAACGGTCCTGTCGGCGTCCTCGGACTCCTCCGTGCGCGCCCTGAACACCCGCCGGGTGCTCCGCGCGGTGATGGTGCTGCCCGCCACCCAGGTGCAGCTCGCGCGGCGGACCGGGTTGTCCCAGGCCACCGTCTCCGGTGTGGTCGGCAGGCTCCAGCAGGAGGGCGTGGTCGAGGTCGACGAGGGCGAGGGTGAGCGCGGGAAGCGCGTGCGCGTCGCGCCCATGCGGGGCGCCGCGGTGGGGATCGAGGTGGGGCACGACCGGTTGATTGTCGCCCTCAGGCGGATCGACAACGAGGAGGTCCTCCACCAGGGCGGGAACCGCCTCGTGGTCGGCAGGGACGACCGGGCCTGGGTCGGCGAGGCCGTCCGGCTGATCGACGACCTGCTCGAGAGCACCGGCATGGTCGCCGCCGACGTCGTCTCGATAGGTCTGGGCCTTCCCGCCGCGGTCGACCCGAGGCGGGGCAGGGTCAACCAGTCCGTCACGGCCATGAAGGAGGACCTGAGGGGCAACCCGGCGACCTGGTTCGAGGAGCACTACCCCGGAGTCCCGGTCGTCGTGGACAACGAGGCCAACTTCGCCGCGTACGGCGAGTACACCTACGGCGTGGGGCGGGACGCCGAGGTGCTGCTCTTCGTCAAAGCCTCCACCGGCATCGGCGCGGGTCTCGTGATCGGCGGCACCGTCTTCCGGGGCAGGCACGGCTTCGCGGGCGAGGTCGGCCACCTGACGATGGACCCGAACGGCCTGGTCTGCCGCTGCGGCAACCGGGGGTGCCTGGAGACCCTCGTGAGCGGTCCCAGGTTGGTGGAGGAGGTGCGCCAGGCCTACCGGGGGCACCGGGTCGACCTGCCGATGACCCTCGCCGGGCTGATCGAGCGCGCACGGGCGCACGACCCGGTGTGCGTCCGCGTCCTGCAGGACGCGGGGCGCAACATCGGCCTCGCGCTGGCTCGGGTGTGCAACATCGTCAACCCCGACTTGGTCGTCCTCGGTGGCGAGCTGGGTGAAGCGGGAGATCTGGTGCGCAAGCACGCTGCCAGGGATTTGGAGCGCAACGTGCTCACGGGGATGCTCGAACACGAGCACCCGGTTGTCGTCCGGGTGTCCGAGCTCGGCTTGCTCGCGGGACCCAGGGGTGCCCTGGCGTTCGCGCTGTCGAACGAGCCTACCGCACAGCCGTCTTCATTTTGAAGGCTCTTCTCGTTTTAGCTGATCTCAGTTGCCGCCTACCGGTAGCCTGCGGCTGTTAATCGACGCGCGGGCGTAGTTCCAGGGTGGTTAACGTGAGCGGGGAGCACCAGCCGCAGTACTGCGGATTCACGTCCGGTGTTGGCGATCGGGCCCTGTCGAGGGTGCGCGCCACCGGGGCGAAGCGGTGACCGAAGGGCGGTACCCGGAACTGGGGCCCGCGGCCCCGGATGCCACGAGGTGGGCCACCTTCAACGAGGAGAAGGTCGTCTTGTGCCTGGTGAGGACGCTTACCTCAGCCATAGGGGGCCTCGCGGCCATGAAGCTCTTCGCTGGAGATGAACGAGTCTCGGTCGTGTACGCGTTGAGCCCCGGCTCTGCCTTCAGCAAGGGGGCGCGAGATCTTCTCCGCGGTGCGGGCGCCTACGTCATCAAGAATTCCAAGGCACTGCGCAAAGCTGAGGTCGACCTGGTGGTGACCGCCAGCGAGAAGATCGACTTTTCGATCTTCCCCGAAACCGTCACCTTCGTCGCACCCCACGGCCTCGGGTTCCACAAGCTGGTCCCCGACGCCGAGAAGAAGAAAGCGCGGCGGTTGTCCGGCTTGGTCAAGGACAAGCACCTGCGCGACTGCGTCGTCCGGCAGGTCGTGACCCACTCGAACCAGCTGGAGCAATTGCGGAAGGTCACCGAGCACATCGAGGGCAAGACCGAGCTCTGCGGAGATCTGAGCTTCGAGATCATCAGGGACAGCGCCCACCGGAGGAGGGCCTACCGCGATGAGTTCGGTCTGAAGCGCGGGCAGAAGCTGGTAGTGGTGACCTCGACCTGGGGGAGCCGGTCATTGCTGAGACAGGCGAGGGAACTGATCGGCCGCCTGCTCAACCGGTTGCCCAGGGAGGAGTACCGCATCGCGCTCGTGCTGCACCCCAACGTGTGGGCGCGCAAGGGCGAGGGTGCTGTGATGACGGACCTCGAGCGCGAACTGGCGGGCGGCGCGCTGCTGGTGCGTCCGGAGCAGGGGTGGCACGCCGGGATCGTGGCCGCCGACCTCGTCATCGGTGACCACGGGTCGGTCAGCCTCTACGCGGCGATGAACGGCACCCCGTTCCTGCTCGCGGCGGCGGGGGACGAGGTGGTTCCGGGGACCTCGATGGCCGCGCTTGTCGAAGGCGCTCCACGACTGCGGTCGGGCGACGACGTCCTGGCGCGCTGCCGTGCTGCGATGCTGGGGGAGGGGCAACTCGACGCGCAAACCTTGCTCGACCGGACCATCGAGCAGCCTGAGGGGGCCGCTGCCCGGATGCGCGAGTTGTTCTACGGGGCGCTGGGGCTGTCGCTGCCCGCGGCCCCACTGCCGAGGTACGCGGCTCCACTGCCGCTGCTCTGTCAAAAGCCCGTCGAGGCCAGCGAAGTCCGCACCATGCTGCACGCCCAGTCGACCGTGATCGTCAAGTCCTGCGCGAGCGTGTACTTCGAGGACCGCGATGCGACTGAGGACGGCTGGGAGCGTCACCTTTCCGTGCCTGCGAAAGGATCGAGCCTGCACCACAGGCGCGACGCGTCGGTCATCATCGACGGCGAGCCCTGCCCGCCGGGGGAGGTGTCCGAGCGGCTGGACGAACTGCGGCAGCACAACGGGAATTGCCGGATCGTGGTGGTCCGCGAAGGTCCCGAGTGCGTCGCGGAAGTCCTGGGTGGAAAGCGCTATCGGATCCAGGCCGAGGGGGAGGTCGAACCGGTCCAGCAGGCCGCCGTGCTCTACGCCCTGCTCGTCGGTGGTCTCCCGCTCACCGGTCACTTCGCCGTGCGGCTCGGCGAGGCGCAGCACAAGGTCACCATCACCGCCCTGTGAGTCCGCCCTGCCGGTCACCCCGGCTCGCTCAACCTGGCGATCTCGGCCTCCACCCCGGCCACGTCGGGCGCCCCGCTGGCGCGCCTGATCTCGACCACCCGCTCCAGGTTCTCCCGCGCCACCCCGACGTCGCCCTCGTGCTCGGCGACCACGGCGAGCGCCTCCCTGGCCTGGGACTCGTAGTGCGTCGCGCCCGACTCCGAGAACGCGCGCACCGCCTGCTCCAGCTCCCGGTGCGCCGCAGTCAGGTCGCCCGACCGGAAGTAGGCCGTCCCGAGGCTCACCTGCGCCCGGTTGGCCATTCTCGGATCGTTGATCGAGACGAACATCCGGTGCGCCGCCAGCAGCACGTCGAGCGCTTCCTGCTGCTGATTCTCGTCCGAGCTCATGGCGCACCCCATGAAGTACATCGCTAACGCGGAACCGCGTTTTTCCCCGGCTTCGTCGTTGCGCGCTATCGCGTGCCGGTAGGCCGCTATCGCGGAGGGCACGTCCACTTTCTCCCGGTAGCGCCCGATGAACTCCCACACCGAGGCGATCAGGACCTTGTTCCCCGATTCCTCGGCGAGGCGGAGCGCGACGTCCAGGTGGGACTTGGCCAGCTCCAGCTCGTCCGTCTCCACGTACGCGCGCGACACCACGCTGCGCA includes:
- a CDS encoding ROK family transcriptional regulator; the encoded protein is MTSGRRRLLEARTVLSASSDSSVRALNTRRVLRAVMVLPATQVQLARRTGLSQATVSGVVGRLQQEGVVEVDEGEGERGKRVRVAPMRGAAVGIEVGHDRLIVALRRIDNEEVLHQGGNRLVVGRDDRAWVGEAVRLIDDLLESTGMVAADVVSIGLGLPAAVDPRRGRVNQSVTAMKEDLRGNPATWFEEHYPGVPVVVDNEANFAAYGEYTYGVGRDAEVLLFVKASTGIGAGLVIGGTVFRGRHGFAGEVGHLTMDPNGLVCRCGNRGCLETLVSGPRLVEEVRQAYRGHRVDLPMTLAGLIERARAHDPVCVRVLQDAGRNIGLALARVCNIVNPDLVVLGGELGEAGDLVRKHAARDLERNVLTGMLEHEHPVVVRVSELGLLAGPRGALAFALSNEPTAQPSSF